GATTAAAGAAAACTTATCTCAGTTAGAACAGACTTGGCACCTAGGCTTGATTGCTACAGGGGACAGTTTTATAGCTGGAGATGATAAGATTGCTAGTATCAAATCCCACTTTCCAGATGTTCTAGCTGTTGAGATGGAGGGTGCAGCCATTGCACAAGCGGCTCAGGCTCTTAATTTACCGTTCCTAGTCATTCGTGCTATGAGTGACAATGCCAATCACGAAGCCTCTATCTCTTTTGATGAGTTTATTATCGAAGCTGGACGTCGTTCTGCCCAAGTCTTACTAGCCTTTTTAAAGGCCTTGGATTAAGCGAAAATTTGACAGTTTATCTAGCTTATGATAAGATTTAAATAAAGAAAAGCTAGAAAACGTTTCAGAGGATATTATGAGTATTGAAATGACCGTCAGTGAGATTGCAGAGGTCTTGGGACTATCTCGTCAAGCAATCAACAATCGTGTCAAAGAACTTCCAGAAGAGGACACGAAAAAAAATGACAAAGGTGTAACTGTAGTTACTCGAAGTGGCTTGATCAAGCTAGAAGAAATCTACAAAAAAACGATTTTTGAAGATGAACCAGTCAGTGATGATGTCAAACAACGTGAACTGATGGAAATCTTGGTCGATGAGAAAAATGCTGAAATTCTTCGCTTGTACGAGCAGCTCAAGGCAAAAGATCGCCAGTTATCAGAAAAAGATGAACAGATGCGTATCAAAGACCGCCAGATTGCTGAAAAGGACAAACAGTTGGACCAACAGCAACAGTTGACTCTTCAAGCGATGAAGGATCAAGAAACCTTGAAACTCGAGTTGGACCAAGCAAAAGAAGAAGTCCAAGCAACCAAAAAAGGCTTTTTTGCTCGCCTTTTTGGAGGAAAATAAAGAAGCTGTTTGGGTTACTCACTAACCTAATGGCTTCTTTTATTATTTATAGTTTAGTTTGGGTAGTAATTGAGGTAAATAATGGAAAAATTAAGAGATTATATCGCCTTTGATTTGGAATTCAATCAACACGAGGGGGTTACCCATTTAATTCAAGTATCAGCAGTCTGCTATCAAGATGGACAAGAAAGTGCTGCTTTTGATTCTTATGTTCATACTACAGCCCCATTGAAGAGTTTTATCAATGGTTTGACTGGGATCACAGCTGAAACCTTGAAAGATGCGCCAAAAGTAGAACAAGTTTTAAAGGACTTTCAAGCATTTGTTGGCGACTTACCTATCGTTGGTTACAATGCAGCTAAGAGTGATTTGCCTATTCTCTTGGAGCATGGTATTGATTATCGTGACCAGTATAAGGTTGATCTATATGAGGAGGCTTTTGAACGCCGTAGTTCTGACCTACACGGCATAGCCAATCTTAAATTACAAACTGTTGCAAATTTTTTAGGCTTTCACGGGAAATCTCATAACAGTTTAGAAGATGCCCGCATGACGGCGCGTGTTTACGAAGCTTTTTTGGAATCGGATGAAGGAAAGCTATTCATAGAAAACCAAAGCAGTTTTTCTATGAATAATCCTTTCGATGGCTTAGATTTATCCCAATTTTTAGACTAGGAGTGCCTATGAAACCTGAAAAACCTAAAAAGCTAGGTTTTAGGAAGATATACTATAACCTAGATAAGATTTTATTTCTATTTTTCTTGATATTTATGATGGTTGAGTTTGTCTGGCTACCATTAAATTCGTGGATTGCTGGCATTCTTCTGAGACAAACCGGTTATTTGTTTATCTCCTACAATAACTTTTGGGCGATTATACAAGGCTCGCCTTTTATCAGTTTAGCCTTTCTCATCTTAATTGCAATCAATCTCCTGGTTGCCTATTTCCAGATTTGTCTTTTGTTTATCGGGGCTCGTCACCTTCTCTATCATGAAAAGAGAACTTTAATTGAGTACAGTAGAAAAGTATTTCACCAGAGCTTTCTATTCGTTAAGCGATTGAGCTTTTGTAAGATGGCCTTTGTCTTTTTTTACATTGCTTTGCTTTTCCCGTTCATCCGTAAGATTTTAAAAATCTACTACCTCAACAAGATTATTATTCCTGATTTTATTGTGAATTATTGGGAAGGTAAGCATTGGCTGGTAGGTCTGATGATCATAGCATCCGCTTGGATCTTTCTCTACATCTCTGTCCGATTTATGTTTGCCCTTCCTAAGATTCTCTTTGAAAGAAAGACCGTAAGAGAAAGTGTGAAATATAGTCTCCAAAAGACAAAGAAAAATGTCCTTTTCTTCTCTTGGCATCTCTTACTCATTATCATTAAAACCTATCTTTTCTTCTTTGGTTTGCTAATTCCTTTGCTTTTTGCGCAAGCAGTGATGGATAATCTCACTCAAAAAGAATCCTTGATTCTCGGTGTGATTAATTTTGTCTTGATTAAAAATTTCCATTACATGACCCTGACTTATTTCCTAGTGAAGTTTGTTTCCTTCCTGACAGGAGAAGAGTTGGAGATCATGCCAAGGAGAAAGAAAGATCATCTGATGAGATGGGGTGTTATGGGGTGTGCAAGCATCTTCTTTGCCATAGAAGGCTACGTTTATCTGGAATCTCCGGATACCAATACACCTTTAGTGATTTCGCACAGAGGAGTAAGTAATAAAAATGGTGTTCAAAATACTGTGCAGTCTTTAGAAAAAACAGCTCAGCTAAAACCAGATCTCATCGAAATGGATGTGCAGGAAACGAAAGACGGTCAGTTCGTGATGATGCACGATGCTAACCTAAAAAATTTAACAGGTATTAATGCTACGCCGCAAGATTTGACTCTGGATGAATTAACAAATACAGATATTTATGAGAATGGTTATCAAACAAAGATTTCAAGCTTTGATGCCTATTTAGAACGAGCAAATGCTTTAAATCAAAAATTGCTGATTGAGATTAAGACCAGTAAAAAAGATAGTCCGCAAATGATGGACCATTTCCTCGAAAAGTACGGAGCGACTATCAAGAAATATGGACATCAGATGCAATCACTAGACTATCATGTGATTGATAAAGTGTTGACTTATGATTCTGAAATTCCAGTTTACTTTATTCTTCCCTATAACAGTATCTTCCCAAGAACCAAGGCAACGGGTTACACTATGGAGTACTCGACTTTGGATGAATACTTTGTCAATAAACTCTGGACAACCGATCAGAGGCTCTATGTTTGGACCGTAAATGGTTCGGAGGCATTTGATAAAGCAGTTCGTCTCGGCGCAGATGGCATGATTACTGATGATCTTGAAATGGTCCAGTCACAAGTCACAATGGCTCAAGACGATCCAGAATATACGGAATTACTCTTAAAGAAAGTAATGGAATTCTTTGATTTCTAAGAAAAAAAGAGAAACATCTGTTTCTCTTTTTTTGTGGATTAGAAAGGCAATTTTCCAGCGAAAGCACCGAGTTTCTTCTTAGTCGTTTCATCAATTTGTTCAAGTGCTGCGTTAATTGCTTGCGCAGTCATGTCAGAAAGGGTTTCGAGATCTTCTGGATCTACAACTGCTGGGTTGAAGTCAATGTTGACAACTTTTTTGTCACCAGTTAAGGTCGCTTGGACAAGGTCTTGTGCAGATTTTCCAACAAATTCCATGGCAGCGAGTTCTGCTTGGCTTTGTTCCATTTGTTTTTGAAGTTTTTGTGCTTGGCGCATCATGTTTTGCATGTTCATCATAAGATTTTTAAGATTCCTTTCGTATAAAGAGTTTATACCCTATTTATGTGTTTTATGTGCCTAATTTTGCCTTATTTTAAAAATTATCAAAGGCAGAGGCGAGTTCTTGTTGCTGTTCAGGGAATAAATGAGAGTAAACATTTATCGTAGTAGTTATAGAACTGTGTCCTAATCTTTTCATCAACGTAAAAAAGATGTAGTCTTTTCCTTCTCCATTACGTAATCCCTGTGAAATAAGAAAAGCAGCGTGAGAGTGTCTAAAATCGTGATTACGAATTAGCTTTAAATTTTTTGGTAAACGTTTCTTGAATAAAACTCTAAAATTAGATACTTTTGGAGCAGTTAAAACTTCAGGACTAGTTTGATAAATTTGAAAACTATTTACATTTTGACTAAACTCTTTCAGTAGTTCATGTTGTCTGTTTTTCCATTCCTTTAACTCATTTACAAAGTTTTCGTGAATATATATTCTACGATTTGACTGTGTAGTTTTTACTGAGCCAATATAGACTTGTTTATTGCGATAATACGCTGAGTATTTAACATCAATATATTTTTCATCAAGGTTTATCTGTTCCCAAGTCAAAGCGAGCGCCTCACCCATACGTAAACCAGTATACATCAATACCCGATACAAAAGTTGGAAAGTGTATTCATGTTCTTCAAAAAGTGAATCAAATTCTTTAAATTGTTCAGGTGTATAGTATTCCATTTCATTATGTTTGTTCGGCAAACGCCTTAATCCGTCGCAAGGGTTGTCTTGTCGAATACGATTGGCTATTGCAACATCAAACATTTTATGGACAAAAATCATTTGCTGATTAACGTGAGAATTAGATAGGCATCCACCTTTTTTACTGGGTTGACATTTAAGCCAGTTTCTATACTCTTTGATTTCGTTTAGGGAAACATTTCGCATATCTGCGTTTTTAAAGTATCTGGATAGGTACACTCGATAGTAAGAATTTTGACTATCTATTGTTCCTCGTTTATTCCCTCGAAGTTCATCTTCTTCTTGAACGAGCGAGTACAGATACGAAACAGAAATTTTATCTTTATGAGTTACTTGATGTAGCTTATTGATACGATAATCAGCCTCATATTGTTCAGCTTCTTTACGTGATTTTAAATCAGATTTTCT
This genomic stretch from Streptococcus sp. 1643 harbors:
- the rocS gene encoding chromosome segregation protein RocS, which produces MSIEMTVSEIAEVLGLSRQAINNRVKELPEEDTKKNDKGVTVVTRSGLIKLEEIYKKTIFEDEPVSDDVKQRELMEILVDEKNAEILRLYEQLKAKDRQLSEKDEQMRIKDRQIAEKDKQLDQQQQLTLQAMKDQETLKLELDQAKEEVQATKKGFFARLFGGK
- a CDS encoding site-specific integrase; its protein translation is MVVTKQKNKKWRVDISDGYDAITGLQKRHRKSDLKSRKEAEQYEADYRINKLHQVTHKDKISVSYLYSLVQEEDELRGNKRGTIDSQNSYYRVYLSRYFKNADMRNVSLNEIKEYRNWLKCQPSKKGGCLSNSHVNQQMIFVHKMFDVAIANRIRQDNPCDGLRRLPNKHNEMEYYTPEQFKEFDSLFEEHEYTFQLLYRVLMYTGLRMGEALALTWEQINLDEKYIDVKYSAYYRNKQVYIGSVKTTQSNRRIYIHENFVNELKEWKNRQHELLKEFSQNVNSFQIYQTSPEVLTAPKVSNFRVLFKKRLPKNLKLIRNHDFRHSHAAFLISQGLRNGEGKDYIFFTLMKRLGHSSITTTINVYSHLFPEQQQELASAFDNF
- a CDS encoding 3'-5' exonuclease, which codes for MEKLRDYIAFDLEFNQHEGVTHLIQVSAVCYQDGQESAAFDSYVHTTAPLKSFINGLTGITAETLKDAPKVEQVLKDFQAFVGDLPIVGYNAAKSDLPILLEHGIDYRDQYKVDLYEEAFERRSSDLHGIANLKLQTVANFLGFHGKSHNSLEDARMTARVYEAFLESDEGKLFIENQSSFSMNNPFDGLDLSQFLD
- a CDS encoding YbaB/EbfC family nucleoid-associated protein, whose protein sequence is MMNMQNMMRQAQKLQKQMEQSQAELAAMEFVGKSAQDLVQATLTGDKKVVNIDFNPAVVDPEDLETLSDMTAQAINAALEQIDETTKKKLGAFAGKLPF
- a CDS encoding glycerophosphoryl diester phosphodiesterase membrane domain-containing protein — protein: MKPEKPKKLGFRKIYYNLDKILFLFFLIFMMVEFVWLPLNSWIAGILLRQTGYLFISYNNFWAIIQGSPFISLAFLILIAINLLVAYFQICLLFIGARHLLYHEKRTLIEYSRKVFHQSFLFVKRLSFCKMAFVFFYIALLFPFIRKILKIYYLNKIIIPDFIVNYWEGKHWLVGLMIIASAWIFLYISVRFMFALPKILFERKTVRESVKYSLQKTKKNVLFFSWHLLLIIIKTYLFFFGLLIPLLFAQAVMDNLTQKESLILGVINFVLIKNFHYMTLTYFLVKFVSFLTGEELEIMPRRKKDHLMRWGVMGCASIFFAIEGYVYLESPDTNTPLVISHRGVSNKNGVQNTVQSLEKTAQLKPDLIEMDVQETKDGQFVMMHDANLKNLTGINATPQDLTLDELTNTDIYENGYQTKISSFDAYLERANALNQKLLIEIKTSKKDSPQMMDHFLEKYGATIKKYGHQMQSLDYHVIDKVLTYDSEIPVYFILPYNSIFPRTKATGYTMEYSTLDEYFVNKLWTTDQRLYVWTVNGSEAFDKAVRLGADGMITDDLEMVQSQVTMAQDDPEYTELLLKKVMEFFDF